A single Curtobacterium sp. MCSS17_015 DNA region contains:
- a CDS encoding LemA family protein encodes MDTGLVTTLIVIGVVVVVLVVIGIWLWVSHKSLVALQGRVDSAWSEIAEQLQQRAELIPTIVSTVQGYASHEKSVFAAVTDARTETLAAGDAVAASSAEGHMQKALKGVFAVAEHYPQLQSSQAFLELQSQLVSTEDKIQSARRHYNGGVRELNTKVKSFPTSTFAKSRGVGPAPFFETAEPAAIAEPPRVQF; translated from the coding sequence ATGGACACCGGACTCGTCACGACACTCATCGTGATCGGCGTGGTGGTCGTCGTCCTCGTGGTGATCGGGATCTGGCTCTGGGTCAGTCACAAGTCCCTCGTGGCGTTGCAGGGTCGGGTGGACAGCGCGTGGTCGGAGATCGCCGAGCAGCTGCAGCAGCGTGCCGAGCTCATCCCGACCATCGTCAGCACCGTGCAGGGGTACGCCTCGCACGAGAAGTCCGTGTTCGCTGCGGTGACCGACGCCCGCACCGAGACGCTCGCCGCCGGGGACGCCGTCGCGGCCTCCTCCGCCGAAGGACACATGCAGAAGGCGCTCAAGGGCGTCTTCGCCGTCGCGGAGCACTACCCGCAGCTCCAGTCGAGCCAGGCGTTCCTCGAGCTCCAGTCGCAGCTCGTCTCCACCGAGGACAAGATCCAGTCCGCCCGCCGGCACTACAACGGCGGCGTCCGCGAACTCAACACCAAGGTGAAGTCGTTCCCCACGTCGACGTTCGCGAAGAGCCGCGGCGTCGGCCCGGCACCGTTCTTCGAGACCGCCGAACCGGCCGCGATCGCCGAACCCCCGCGCGTGCAGTTCTGA
- a CDS encoding crosslink repair DNA glycosylase YcaQ family protein gives MVRTTLSAAEARRVALAAQGFGRARLEPVSARTVSAGAARLGLLQIDSVNVFERSHYLPLFARLGAYDKGTLDRLTLTQRSPWLEYWAHEAAFVPRDDLRLFRWRMDAYRERDATRPNRVAGVERTARVRDELLTMLAAEGPMPASAVEHESNVRRGPWWGWSDVKHGLEQLFRWGDVVSAGRAGFERVYALPDQVLPTGYFATAPGRADAVRELVRRSARAVGVGTRADLADHHRLRADDTAAAITDLQDAGELVPVTVEGWRDPAWMHVDARVPRRIDADAVLSPFDPVVWFRPRAERLFGFHYRIEIYTPAPKRVFGYYVLPVLQDDALVGRVDLKSDRQRGVLHVRTAWHEPGSVVDVGRLAALLRRTAAWQGLGDVEVTDRGTAAPALAAALGVRPH, from the coding sequence ATGGTCAGGACCACGCTCTCCGCCGCCGAGGCCCGCCGTGTCGCCCTGGCTGCCCAGGGGTTCGGTCGAGCCCGCCTCGAGCCGGTCTCGGCACGGACGGTGTCCGCGGGCGCAGCTCGGCTGGGCCTGCTGCAGATCGACTCCGTCAACGTCTTCGAGCGCAGCCACTACCTGCCGTTGTTCGCCCGGCTCGGCGCCTACGACAAGGGGACCCTGGACCGGTTGACCCTCACGCAACGCAGCCCGTGGCTCGAGTACTGGGCGCACGAGGCCGCGTTCGTCCCACGCGACGACCTCCGCCTGTTCCGGTGGCGGATGGACGCGTACCGGGAGCGCGATGCGACACGACCGAACCGGGTGGCCGGGGTCGAGCGCACCGCGCGGGTCCGTGACGAGCTCCTGACGATGCTCGCGGCCGAGGGCCCGATGCCGGCGAGCGCGGTCGAGCACGAGTCGAATGTCCGACGCGGTCCCTGGTGGGGGTGGAGCGACGTCAAGCACGGTCTGGAGCAGCTCTTCCGCTGGGGTGACGTCGTCAGTGCGGGCCGCGCGGGCTTCGAGCGGGTGTACGCGTTGCCGGACCAGGTGTTGCCGACCGGGTACTTCGCGACCGCGCCGGGTCGAGCCGACGCCGTTCGGGAACTCGTCCGCCGGTCGGCCCGCGCCGTCGGCGTCGGTACCCGGGCGGACCTGGCGGACCACCACCGGTTGCGTGCGGACGACACCGCCGCGGCGATCACCGACCTCCAGGACGCCGGGGAACTCGTCCCGGTCACGGTCGAGGGCTGGCGGGACCCGGCATGGATGCACGTCGACGCCCGGGTGCCCCGACGGATCGATGCCGATGCGGTACTCAGCCCGTTCGACCCCGTCGTGTGGTTCCGCCCGCGCGCCGAGCGACTCTTCGGCTTCCACTACCGGATCGAGATCTACACACCGGCACCGAAACGGGTGTTCGGCTACTACGTCCTGCCGGTGCTGCAGGACGACGCACTCGTGGGTCGCGTCGACCTCAAGAGCGACCGGCAGCGCGGCGTGCTCCACGTCCGCACCGCGTGGCACGAGCCCGGCTCGGTGGTGGACGTCGGCCGACTGGCGGCGCTGCTGCGTCGGACCGCGGCATGGCAGGGGCTCGGGGACGTCGAGGTCACCGACCGCGGGACGGCGGCACCGGCACTGGCCGCAGCGCTGGGCGTCCGCCCGCACTGA
- a CDS encoding AI-2E family transporter — protein sequence MAWGKKTHPDPVVEDSVPIGMRIAGAFSWRVLAVAGVIALFVWLMTVFSDILIPFLIGIVISALLVPVSNWLQRHHVPKWLAIVLSLLAGLAAVTGLLWLVIDQIIASYPSLRDRTVSQFANVRELVLTSGFGISQADVDTWINEATKWVQDNTGTILSGVASAGSSATHVFEALFIILFTTIFLLVDGKNVWRWTVRLFPRKARATVDGAGVAGWITLTSFIRVQIFVAFVDAVGIGLGAFIVGLFFGGMPLIIPIAAIVFLGAFIPVVGAIVTGFLAVFVALIFNGPLAAVLVLAVVLLVQQIEGHILQPLVMGNAVKVHPLAVVLGVTAASGLAGIAGAFFAVPLIATLNAMVTTIASGRWRGLDSDHVLEATPKRGQHGRIQLLRRRRHQVGDDVPAPGSDAEPAAEPGTASTN from the coding sequence ATGGCTTGGGGAAAGAAGACGCATCCCGACCCCGTGGTCGAGGACTCGGTGCCGATCGGCATGCGCATCGCGGGCGCGTTCTCGTGGCGGGTGCTCGCCGTCGCGGGCGTGATCGCGCTCTTCGTCTGGCTGATGACGGTGTTCAGCGACATCCTCATCCCCTTCCTGATCGGCATCGTGATCTCCGCGCTGCTCGTGCCGGTCTCGAACTGGCTGCAACGCCACCACGTGCCGAAGTGGCTGGCCATCGTCCTCAGCCTGCTCGCGGGACTCGCCGCGGTGACGGGCCTGCTCTGGCTCGTCATCGACCAGATCATCGCGTCCTACCCCTCGCTCCGGGACCGCACCGTGTCCCAGTTCGCCAACGTCCGGGAGCTCGTGCTCACCTCCGGGTTCGGGATCTCACAGGCGGACGTAGACACCTGGATCAACGAGGCGACGAAGTGGGTGCAGGACAACACCGGGACGATCCTGTCCGGGGTCGCGAGCGCCGGGTCGAGCGCGACGCACGTGTTCGAGGCGCTCTTCATCATCCTGTTCACCACGATCTTCCTGCTCGTCGACGGCAAGAACGTCTGGCGCTGGACCGTGCGGCTCTTCCCGCGCAAGGCCCGGGCCACCGTGGACGGGGCGGGCGTCGCGGGCTGGATCACCCTGACGAGCTTCATCCGCGTGCAGATCTTCGTGGCGTTCGTCGACGCCGTCGGCATCGGACTCGGCGCGTTCATCGTCGGCCTGTTCTTCGGCGGCATGCCGCTCATCATCCCGATCGCCGCGATCGTGTTCCTCGGTGCGTTCATCCCCGTCGTCGGTGCCATCGTCACCGGCTTCCTGGCGGTCTTCGTCGCGCTGATCTTCAACGGTCCGCTCGCGGCGGTCCTGGTGCTCGCGGTCGTCCTGCTCGTCCAGCAGATCGAGGGGCACATCCTGCAGCCGCTCGTCATGGGCAACGCGGTCAAGGTGCACCCGCTCGCGGTCGTGCTCGGCGTGACCGCGGCCTCCGGGCTGGCCGGCATCGCCGGGGCGTTCTTCGCGGTCCCGCTGATCGCGACGCTCAACGCCATGGTGACGACGATCGCCAGCGGCCGGTGGCGCGGGCTCGACTCCGACCACGTGCTCGAGGCCACTCCGAAGCGTGGCCAGCACGGCCGGATCCAGCTCCTCCGACGGCGCCGTCACCAGGTCGGCGACGACGTGCCGGCACCGGGCAGCGATGCCGAGCCCGCGGCGGAGCCCGGTACCGCCAGCACCAACTGA
- the ilvA gene encoding threonine ammonia-lyase: MTDTTAPPIPTLADIEAARETIAGVARVTPMETSKFLEGLLGSPVHLKCENLQRTGAYKVRGAYNRLSTLSPEQREAGVVAASAGNHAQGVAFAARELGIPATIFTPVGVALPKLQATRRYGADVVLRGHSVEEALSAAKDFATRTGAVFIPPFDHPAVIAGQGTLGLEMLDQVPDVDTVVVPIGGGGVISGIAIAVKGMAERLGRDIRVIGVQAENAAAYPSSIEAGEPVTITTTPTIADGIAVARPGDMNFPIIRDLVDDIVTVSDDDVARALLVLLERAKLVVEAAGAVGVAAIMSGAVHDTGRTVVLLSGGNIDPLMMERIITRGLVAASRYIGIRIMLPDRPGQLARVSQIISDAGANVVEVLHTRHGQGLVISEVALDLSIEARGPGHADEVMARLQEAGFRPEQLTN; encoded by the coding sequence GTGACCGACACGACTGCGCCCCCGATCCCGACGCTCGCCGACATCGAGGCCGCGCGCGAGACGATCGCCGGAGTCGCACGGGTCACCCCGATGGAGACGTCGAAGTTCCTCGAAGGGCTGCTCGGCTCGCCCGTGCACCTCAAGTGCGAGAACCTGCAGCGCACCGGTGCGTACAAGGTGCGCGGCGCCTACAACCGGCTGTCGACACTGTCCCCGGAGCAGCGGGAGGCCGGGGTCGTCGCCGCCAGCGCCGGCAACCACGCGCAGGGGGTCGCGTTCGCCGCACGCGAGCTCGGCATCCCCGCCACGATCTTCACCCCCGTCGGCGTCGCCCTGCCGAAGCTGCAGGCCACGCGCCGGTACGGGGCCGACGTCGTGCTCCGCGGGCACTCGGTGGAGGAGGCGCTCTCGGCCGCCAAGGACTTCGCCACCCGGACCGGAGCGGTCTTCATCCCGCCGTTCGACCACCCCGCGGTCATCGCCGGTCAGGGCACGCTCGGCCTCGAGATGCTCGACCAGGTGCCCGACGTCGACACCGTCGTCGTGCCGATCGGTGGTGGCGGCGTCATCTCCGGCATCGCGATCGCCGTGAAGGGGATGGCCGAGCGCCTCGGTCGGGACATCCGGGTGATCGGCGTGCAGGCCGAGAACGCCGCGGCCTACCCGTCATCGATCGAGGCGGGGGAGCCGGTGACGATCACGACGACGCCGACCATCGCGGACGGGATCGCCGTGGCCCGTCCGGGCGACATGAACTTCCCGATCATCCGCGACCTCGTCGACGACATCGTCACGGTCTCCGACGACGACGTCGCACGGGCCCTGCTCGTGCTCCTCGAGCGCGCGAAGCTCGTGGTGGAGGCTGCCGGGGCCGTCGGGGTCGCCGCCATCATGTCCGGCGCGGTGCACGACACCGGGCGGACCGTGGTGCTGCTGAGCGGCGGCAACATCGACCCGCTCATGATGGAGCGGATCATCACACGCGGCTTGGTCGCCGCGTCCCGGTACATCGGCATCCGCATCATGCTGCCGGACCGTCCCGGGCAGCTCGCCCGCGTCTCGCAGATCATCTCGGACGCCGGCGCGAACGTCGTCGAGGTCCTGCACACCCGTCACGGCCAGGGACTCGTCATCAGCGAGGTCGCACTCGACCTGTCGATCGAGGCGCGCGGCCCCGGCCACGCCGACGAGGTGATGGCCCGTCTGCAGGAGGCCGGCTTCCGTCCGGAGCAGCTCACGAACTGA
- a CDS encoding SoxR reducing system RseC family protein has product MTVVGAVRTRVVDGPHRWGRLDVRPVGRTMWATRTLVVYPPGTDRRERALLRAAHSWPLAGLVLTGVVTVTWTAAPALGAVVGLVGYALGFLVLRWATRRVRSLVRALTVTTFHGNGRPKVHGDARLMTVALGALSFGEDELRAGRTDPVGFEAVWAEVWNALPAR; this is encoded by the coding sequence GTGACCGTCGTCGGCGCGGTCCGGACCCGGGTCGTCGACGGACCGCACCGCTGGGGTCGGCTCGATGTCCGCCCGGTCGGCCGGACGATGTGGGCGACCCGCACGCTCGTGGTCTACCCGCCGGGCACCGACCGGCGCGAGCGCGCGCTGCTCCGGGCGGCGCATTCGTGGCCCCTCGCCGGACTGGTCCTCACCGGCGTCGTCACGGTGACGTGGACCGCTGCACCCGCGCTCGGGGCGGTGGTCGGCCTGGTCGGGTACGCGCTGGGGTTCCTCGTGCTGCGGTGGGCGACGCGTCGGGTGCGGTCACTCGTCCGGGCGCTCACCGTGACGACGTTCCACGGCAACGGCCGACCGAAGGTGCACGGTGACGCCCGACTGATGACCGTGGCCCTCGGCGCGCTGTCGTTCGGAGAGGACGAGCTCCGTGCGGGCAGGACCGACCCCGTGGGGTTCGAGGCGGTCTGGGCCGAGGTCTGGAACGCCCTGCCCGCACGCTGA
- the greA gene encoding transcription elongation factor GreA, whose amino-acid sequence MSNDTQGTWLTQEAFDRLTAELEQLTGPARIEIASRIEAAREEGDLKENGGYHAAKDEQGKIEARIRSLTELLKHATVTEAEFDGTVEPGTVVTATIAGDPSTFLVGNREIVAEGSDLTVYSPVSPVGAAIVGLRAGEKTTYTAPNGKEIAVEVTKVERYEP is encoded by the coding sequence ATGAGCAACGACACGCAGGGCACCTGGCTGACCCAGGAGGCGTTCGACCGTCTCACCGCCGAGCTCGAGCAGCTCACCGGCCCGGCCCGCATCGAGATCGCGAGCCGCATCGAGGCCGCCCGTGAAGAGGGAGACCTCAAGGAGAACGGTGGCTACCACGCCGCCAAGGACGAGCAGGGCAAGATCGAGGCGCGCATCCGCTCCCTCACCGAGCTCCTCAAGCACGCCACCGTCACCGAGGCCGAGTTCGACGGCACCGTCGAGCCGGGCACGGTCGTCACCGCCACCATCGCGGGCGACCCCTCGACCTTCCTCGTCGGCAACCGCGAGATCGTCGCCGAGGGCTCCGACCTCACCGTCTACAGCCCGGTGAGCCCCGTCGGTGCCGCGATCGTCGGCCTCCGCGCGGGTGAGAAGACGACGTACACCGCACCGAACGGCAAGGAGATCGCCGTCGAGGTGACGAAGGTCGAGCGCTACGAGCCGTAG
- a CDS encoding DUF4307 domain-containing protein — protein MAHGERELPWDQDNHPGSPELSDQHHAPAAGPAAAGSAGLDDRAALDDRYGRNADTRRRGKLLGIVIAVAIAVVFAVWVIWAGPGQTDHGLDTDDVGYEVVSDHEVVVHTQLAVDPGTSVECAVQALDKAYTIVGWRVVTVPADDQRSRSISTPVNTTTRAVTGLIHSCWVP, from the coding sequence GTGGCGCACGGCGAGCGTGAACTACCCTGGGATCAGGATAATCACCCCGGGAGCCCCGAACTGTCCGATCAGCACCACGCCCCAGCAGCAGGGCCAGCAGCAGCCGGCAGCGCAGGCCTCGACGACCGCGCAGCGCTCGACGACCGCTACGGTCGGAACGCCGACACCCGCCGTCGCGGGAAGCTGCTCGGGATCGTCATCGCGGTCGCGATCGCCGTGGTGTTCGCCGTCTGGGTGATCTGGGCCGGCCCCGGGCAGACCGACCACGGGCTCGACACCGACGACGTCGGGTACGAGGTGGTGTCGGACCACGAGGTCGTCGTGCACACCCAGCTGGCGGTCGACCCCGGGACGAGCGTCGAGTGCGCGGTCCAGGCGCTCGACAAGGCGTACACGATCGTCGGCTGGCGGGTCGTGACGGTCCCGGCGGACGACCAGCGCAGCCGCTCGATCTCGACGCCGGTGAACACCACGACGCGTGCCGTCACCGGCTTGATCCACTCGTGCTGGGTTCCCTAG
- the mca gene encoding mycothiol conjugate amidase Mca, whose product MPHRLLAVHAHPDDESSKGAATAAKYVADGAQVLVVSCTGGEAGDILNEQLPDAAKARAHRDMAGFRRTEMAAAQAALGIDHVWLGYHDSGLPDAEKGETVRPGTFATVPLEYSTAALVRVIRRFRPHVLVTYDENGGYPHPDHIRTHEVSVAAWRDAADPDAYPEAGPAWSVSKLYYERTMNPRRFSAFYDALRARDPESPLIEQLGEWVARFADRPDLATTHVDVHEYFDARDAALRAHASQVPPDSPFFYWPNDLLAEVWPTEDYQLVEARVPTELPESDLFAGIPSEEDAHA is encoded by the coding sequence GTGCCCCATCGTCTGCTCGCCGTGCACGCCCACCCCGACGACGAGTCGAGCAAGGGCGCGGCCACGGCGGCGAAGTACGTGGCCGACGGCGCGCAGGTCCTCGTCGTCTCGTGCACCGGGGGCGAGGCCGGCGACATCCTCAACGAGCAGCTCCCCGACGCGGCGAAGGCCCGGGCGCACCGGGACATGGCCGGCTTCCGCCGCACCGAGATGGCCGCCGCGCAGGCAGCTCTCGGTATCGACCACGTCTGGCTCGGCTACCACGACTCCGGTCTGCCCGACGCCGAGAAGGGCGAGACGGTCCGACCCGGCACGTTCGCGACGGTCCCGCTGGAGTACAGCACCGCGGCGCTGGTCCGGGTGATCCGCCGCTTCCGTCCGCACGTCCTGGTCACGTACGACGAGAACGGCGGCTACCCGCACCCCGACCACATCCGGACGCACGAGGTCTCGGTCGCTGCGTGGCGCGACGCCGCCGACCCGGACGCGTACCCGGAGGCCGGTCCGGCGTGGTCCGTCTCGAAGCTGTACTACGAGCGCACGATGAACCCACGGCGCTTCTCCGCGTTCTACGACGCACTCCGCGCCCGTGACCCGGAGAGCCCGCTCATCGAGCAGCTCGGGGAGTGGGTGGCCCGGTTCGCGGACCGGCCGGACCTCGCCACGACCCACGTCGACGTGCACGAGTACTTCGACGCCCGGGACGCCGCGCTCCGCGCCCACGCGAGCCAGGTGCCGCCCGACAGTCCGTTCTTCTACTGGCCGAACGACCTGCTCGCCGAGGTCTGGCCGACCGAGGACTACCAGCTCGTCGAGGCCCGTGTGCCCACCGAGCTCCCCGAGTCCGACCTGTTCGCAGGGATCCCATCCGAAGAGGACGCGCACGCGTGA
- a CDS encoding hemolysin III family protein yields the protein MQSDQDAPALPHVPFTEEATAAATTTSDAPRPAWRGWIHAGTFPFAVAMGIVLISLAATPAAKAASAVFMTTSMVMFGVSATYHRFPWGPVVKRVLKRIDHTNIFLLIAGTYTPVAVCALPHTLMVVVLWVMWSGALLGVAFRVFWIGAPRWLYVPLYLALGCAAFLILPQLFAASVPMTVLVLAGGVAYILGAAVYGFKRPDPSPTFFGFHEVFHALTVVAFAAQWAGILVIALDPVR from the coding sequence ATGCAGTCAGACCAGGACGCGCCAGCACTCCCCCACGTCCCGTTCACGGAGGAGGCCACCGCCGCGGCCACGACCACCTCCGACGCGCCCCGTCCGGCCTGGCGGGGCTGGATCCACGCCGGCACGTTCCCGTTCGCCGTCGCGATGGGGATCGTGCTCATCTCGCTCGCGGCCACCCCGGCGGCGAAGGCGGCGAGTGCGGTGTTCATGACGACGTCGATGGTCATGTTCGGCGTCTCGGCGACCTACCACCGGTTCCCCTGGGGACCCGTCGTCAAGCGCGTGCTGAAGCGCATCGACCACACGAACATCTTCCTGCTCATCGCCGGCACGTACACGCCCGTCGCCGTCTGCGCACTGCCGCACACGCTCATGGTCGTGGTGCTCTGGGTGATGTGGAGCGGGGCGCTGCTCGGTGTCGCCTTCCGCGTCTTCTGGATCGGTGCGCCGCGGTGGCTGTACGTGCCGTTGTACCTGGCGCTCGGCTGCGCGGCGTTCCTCATCCTGCCGCAGCTCTTCGCGGCGAGCGTGCCGATGACCGTGCTCGTGCTCGCCGGCGGGGTGGCGTACATCCTCGGCGCGGCCGTCTACGGCTTCAAGCGCCCGGACCCCTCGCCGACGTTCTTCGGCTTCCACGAGGTCTTCCACGCCCTCACGGTCGTCGCCTTCGCCGCACAGTGGGCCGGCATCCTCGTGATCGCGCTCGACCCCGTCCGCTGA
- a CDS encoding isoprenyl transferase, giving the protein MTGRLGWAGRGLLYRAYQNRIRRQIEGAQKPKHVAMIVDGNRRWARQLGLETAAHGHRAGAAKIPEFLSWCEDLDIQVVTLYLLSADNLKGRGGEELDQLVGIIADLAERLSHHRTWRVQHVGSNDGLPSELVAALERAEERTADHTGLHINLAVGYGGRREIADAMRSIVRSHGEGGGTLDTLAEVLTPELIGDHLYTQGQPDPDLMIRTSGEQRLSDFLLWQSAHSEFYFVEAFYPDLREVDFLRAVRDFGLRSRRFGG; this is encoded by the coding sequence GTGACGGGCAGGCTGGGATGGGCGGGGCGTGGGCTCCTCTACCGTGCGTACCAGAACCGCATCCGTCGCCAGATCGAGGGTGCGCAGAAGCCCAAGCACGTGGCGATGATCGTCGACGGGAACCGTCGGTGGGCCCGGCAGCTCGGGCTCGAGACGGCGGCGCACGGCCACCGGGCCGGCGCCGCGAAGATCCCCGAGTTCCTGTCCTGGTGCGAGGACCTCGACATCCAGGTCGTCACGCTCTACCTGCTGTCCGCCGACAACCTGAAGGGTCGTGGCGGCGAGGAGCTCGACCAGCTCGTCGGGATCATCGCCGACCTGGCCGAGCGGCTCTCGCACCACCGCACGTGGCGTGTCCAGCACGTCGGGTCGAACGACGGTCTGCCGTCGGAACTCGTCGCGGCGCTCGAGCGCGCCGAGGAGCGCACGGCGGACCACACCGGGCTGCACATCAACCTGGCGGTCGGGTACGGCGGTCGGCGCGAGATCGCGGACGCCATGCGGAGCATCGTCCGGTCGCACGGCGAGGGCGGCGGGACGCTCGACACCCTGGCCGAGGTGCTCACCCCCGAGCTCATCGGCGACCACCTGTACACGCAGGGCCAGCCGGACCCGGACCTCATGATCCGCACCTCGGGCGAGCAGCGGCTGTCGGACTTCCTGCTCTGGCAGAGCGCCCACAGCGAGTTCTACTTCGTCGAGGCGTTCTACCCGGACCTGCGCGAGGTCGACTTCCTCCGTGCGGTCCGCGACTTCGGCTTGCGGTCGCGGCGGTTCGGAGGCTGA
- a CDS encoding aminotransferase class V-fold PLP-dependent enzyme translates to MTTIDEYVAGFAEEPGYLDHAAFGPVQTAVLEEQRVLGHIQEHMRFGAMETLDEQDARVRAVAARLVRRRADQVVSQPATTPGLLHTAFGLTGGVLVAADEYPSLPLALASAASATGGRVQPVVIESGAGWLTPELIRERLSDDVTAVALSLVDWRTGYLADLAAIREVIGDRLLIVDAIQGFGVVDAPYEVADVVATGGQKWLHAGWGTGFVSFSDRALERIRPALSGPHGTTGWPTDVPSVRSGAAAFTMSRIDPVSQARLAVSLERLTAVGVGTVQERVADRVDRVIEIADEFGLPVESSRDPRERAGIVVLRPAQGRLTALSAALHNHGVTATARLGEVRVSVFASTTDETLGMFRDACVSYATTG, encoded by the coding sequence GTGACCACGATCGACGAGTACGTCGCCGGCTTCGCCGAGGAGCCCGGCTACCTCGACCACGCCGCGTTCGGCCCCGTGCAGACGGCCGTCCTCGAGGAGCAGCGCGTCCTCGGCCACATCCAGGAGCACATGCGCTTCGGGGCGATGGAGACGCTCGACGAGCAGGACGCCCGGGTGCGCGCCGTGGCCGCCCGGCTCGTCCGTCGTCGCGCCGACCAGGTCGTCTCCCAGCCGGCCACGACGCCCGGCCTGCTGCACACCGCGTTCGGCCTGACGGGTGGGGTCCTCGTCGCCGCGGACGAGTACCCGTCGCTGCCACTCGCGCTCGCGAGCGCCGCCTCGGCGACCGGCGGCCGGGTGCAGCCCGTCGTCATCGAGTCGGGTGCCGGCTGGCTCACGCCCGAGCTGATCCGCGAGCGGCTCTCCGACGACGTCACCGCGGTCGCCCTGTCGCTGGTCGACTGGCGGACCGGGTACCTCGCCGACCTCGCCGCGATCCGGGAGGTCATCGGCGACCGCCTGCTCATCGTCGACGCCATCCAGGGCTTCGGCGTCGTCGACGCCCCGTACGAGGTGGCGGACGTCGTCGCCACCGGCGGCCAGAAGTGGCTGCACGCCGGGTGGGGCACCGGCTTCGTGTCGTTCAGCGACCGGGCCCTCGAACGGATCCGACCGGCCCTCTCCGGCCCGCACGGCACCACCGGCTGGCCCACCGACGTGCCGAGCGTCCGCTCCGGTGCCGCGGCCTTCACCATGTCGCGGATCGACCCCGTCTCCCAGGCCCGCCTCGCCGTGTCCCTCGAACGGCTCACCGCCGTCGGCGTCGGCACCGTGCAGGAGCGCGTCGCCGACCGGGTCGACCGGGTCATCGAGATCGCGGACGAGTTCGGGCTGCCCGTGGAGTCCAGCCGCGACCCCCGGGAGCGCGCCGGCATCGTCGTGCTCCGACCCGCGCAGGGCCGACTCACGGCGCTCAGCGCGGCGCTGCACAACCACGGTGTCACCGCGACCGCCCGCCTCGGCGAGGTGCGGGTGTCCGTGTTCGCGTCCACCACGGACGAGACGCTCGGCATGTTCCGCGACGCCTGCGTCTCGTACGCCACGACGGGCTGA